A window of the Mus pahari chromosome 1, PAHARI_EIJ_v1.1, whole genome shotgun sequence genome harbors these coding sequences:
- the Tmem252 gene encoding transmembrane protein 252, translating into MQNRTGLILCALSLLTGFLMICLGGFFISNSIFHSQRNLVVAYVLLPMGFVILLSGIFWGTYRQANENKEMFNHVLRQHLALQDLPLATVDRPDFYPPAYEESLDVEKQACPAGRGLLGFPPPLYTETSLELEDLEDPQPEAPPPYQEITADAGAPAKAGDAEEPSTVRC; encoded by the exons ATGCAGAACAGGACCGGGCTGATCCTGTGcgccctctccctcctcaccgGCTTCCTAATGATTTGCTTGGGGGGCTTTTTCATCTCCAACTCCATCTTCCACTCCCAGAGGAATCTGGTCGTGGCCTACGTGCTTCTGCCTATGGGGTTTGTGATCCTTCTGAGTGGAATTTTCTGGGGCACCTACCGCCAAGCCAATGAAAACAAAGAGATGTTCAACCACGTGCTCAGACAACACCTTGCTCTCCAGGACCTGCCCCTGGCCACTGTAGACAG GCCTGACTTTTACCCTCCAGCTTATGAAGAGAGCCTGGATGTTGAGAAACAGGCCTGTCCTGCAGGTAGAGGGCTCCTAGGATTCCCTCCTCCTCTGTATACGGAGacaagccttgaacttgaagaCCTGGAAGACCCACAACCGGAGGCCCCGCCACCCTACCAGGAGATCACAGCAGATGCAGGGGCTCCAGCGAAGGCAGGGGATGCTGAGGAGCCAAGCACGGTGCGGTGCTAA